In Cryptomeria japonica chromosome 10, Sugi_1.0, whole genome shotgun sequence, a genomic segment contains:
- the LOC131029305 gene encoding uncharacterized protein At5g39865 — MGCASSKEGIKRAEGEFNQPLARSMSMPVHHPAEKKGDSYHVVALTSSTYGILKMDPVKDINVMDDDEKSKRRDLQFRHGYYSFRKSLDRSSEMAVKKWSEVNNLISNYKLFRSANHSRTPSLEGGASPETINTWELMEGLEDDCGSSPFPLPNGHVTRKSMDRTPDRNGHVTRKSMDRTLDRSFSLNSVKDVEQLAKDEPKGSIWHRVTPGVKVADENFKACKSNKINETVNEGLMGSPGDSIVKPLWLQQAGDEFHELCPNLFDADLISSFKKALDDIPPSDSMEPMCRSPSPLSPKVEDEKGTFGRVSRLRSGSFQARLNSFQQRIDEGKPPLTPKTPKKSPAAKTSKQKAAPPGGEDKVVLYFTSLRGIRKTFEDCCTVKMILKGFRVWVDERDISMHSAFRQELQDILEKPTTVPRLFIRGKYIGGVEEIQQLHEVGELAKYLEGVPVNTSSELCDGCGDARFVMCPDCVGSRKIFREEGNLMPGRCLQCNENGLIRCPVCCS, encoded by the coding sequence ATGGGATGTGCGAGTTCCAAGGAGGGAATTAAGCGTGCAGAAGGAGAATTTAATCAGCCTCTTGCCCGAAGTATGTCGATGCCAGTACATCACCCAGCGGAGAAAAAAGGAGACAGTTATCACGTAGTGGCCCTAACCTCAAGCACATATGGAATTCTCAAGATGGATCCCGTGAAAGACATCAACGTCATGGATGACGATGAGAAATCTAAGCGCAGGGATTTGCAGTTCCGGCATGGTTATTACAGCTTTAGGAAGAGTTTAGACCGGTCTTCAGAAATGGCCGTAAAGAAATGGTCTGAGGTGAACAATCTGATAAGCAATTATAAGCTCTTCAGATCGGCAAATCACAGCAGAACCCCTTCGCTTGAAGGAGGAGCGTCGCCTGAGACGATCAATACATGGGAGCTCATGGAAGGGCTGGAGGATGACTGCGGAAGCAGCCCTTTTCCTTTGCCCAACGGCCATGTCACTAGGAAATCTATGGATCGAACTCCCGACCGCAACGGCCATGTCACCAGGAAATCTATGGATCGAACCCTCGACCGCTCGTTTTCTTTGAATTCTGTGAAGGACGTCGAGCAGCTTGCGAAGGACGAGCCCAAGGGCTCCATTTGGCATAGGGTTACTCCCGGCGTGAAGGTCGCCGATGAGAATTTTAAAGCTTGCAAGTCGAACAAAATCAATGAAACAGTAAACGAGGGTTTGATGGGTTCGCCCGGGGATTCGATTGTGAAACCCCTGTGGTTGCAGCAGGCGGGGGATGAATTTCATGAACTGTGCCCTAATCTATTTGACGCAGATCTGATTTCGTCTTTCAAGAAAGCTTTGGATGATATTCCCCCTAGTGATTCGATGGAGCCCATGTGCCGATCACCGTCGCCGCTTAGCCCTAAAGTGGAGGATGAAAAAGGGACCTTTGGCAGGGTTTCCAGGCTACGTTCCGGCAGTTTTCAGGCCAGGTTGAACAGCTTCCAGCAGCGAATAGACGAAGGCAAGCCCCCCCTAACCCCCAAGACTCCAAAAAAATCTCCTGCGGCCAAAACCTCCAAGCAGAAGGCAGCGCCTCCGGGAGGCGAGGACAAGGTGGTTTTGTATTTCACTAGTCTGAGAGGAATCCGAAAAACTTTCGAGGATTGCTGCACGGTGAAGATGATTCTGAAAGGTTTTAGGGTTTGGGTGGACGAGAGAGACATTTCAATGCATTCGGCCTTTCGGCAGGAACTGCAGGATATATTGGAGAAACCAACAACCGTTCCCAGGCTGTTTATCAGGGGGAAATATATTGGTGGGGTAGAGGAAATTCAGCAGCTGCATGAAGTGGGTGAATTGGCTAAATATTTGGAGGGCGTTCCTGTCAATACTTCTTCTGAGCTCTGTGATGGGTGTGGCGATGCGAGGTTTGTTATGTGCCCTGATTGCGTGGGCAGCCGCAAGATTTTCAGAGAAGAGGGAAATTTGATGCCGGGGAGGTGTTTGCAGTGTAATGAAAACGGTCTCATAAGGTGTCCTGTGTGCTGCTCTTGA